In Vidua macroura isolate BioBank_ID:100142 chromosome 7, ASM2450914v1, whole genome shotgun sequence, a single genomic region encodes these proteins:
- the LOC128810367 gene encoding hibernation-associated plasma protein HP-25-like produces the protein PGTLGIPGALGVPGVLGIPGALGIPGIPGALGIPGALGIPGLAHGQGQRGNPRGWRSWALSE, from the exons ccagggacattgggaattccaggggcaCTGGGAGTTCCAGGAGTACTGGGAATTCCAGGTGCACTAGGAATTCCAGGg attccaggtgcactgggaattccaggggcgCTGGGAATTCCAGGCCTGGCCCATGGGCAAGGACAGAGAGGAAACCCACGGGGATGGAGGAGCTGGGCCCTTTCAGAGTAA